AAATCCCTTTAATTCAAAGGGATTTTTTCATTGTTAATCCTGATTGCGCTCTTTGTTTCTATCACCAGTTAAATTATCTGCAGCGTTTTTAACTGCGTCAACAGCATTCATCGCAACGTTTTCAGTTGTTTCTAATGCACTATGAACTGTGTGGAAAGCAGCACCTGCAGTTTCTTTAATGCCTTCCGCAAGTCCTTGATCATTTTGTTTTTTTGCCATATTGATTCACCTCCTAAACAGAAATAGGTTATGTAATAATGGCTGGACTATTCAGTTGAAAACGGGGTTCAGAAAAAAATTTTCCATTTAAATCTTTCTTTATTAAGGGAATAGTAAAAGTGACGCTACGTTGAACCATGAATAAAGATCTAGGAGGAACTAGAATGGATGAAAATAAAAAAATGGAAAAGCTGCTTCGAGATTATGGATATCCTGAAGAAGCAATTCCAAGATTATTGCGAGAAATTAGTTCCATGAACTACGATAGGGTACGAAAGCTAATTCTGCCGTATAACGATATGACAGCAAATAGATCGTAAAAGTATTAAATAAAATGATTATGTAAACTTAAATGTGCAATAATAAGTGTTCATTCCAACTTAAAACAAGTCCATTACAGATGTGCTCTGTAATGGACTTGTTTTAGGTAACATTAAAATGCTTTTTTTAGTAGAATTAGAGATAATGAGATGTTGACGAAAGGAATGGACACTGAATGGAAAAAATTTACTTAGATTACAATGCAAGCACTCCATTGGCCCCTGAAGTGGTTGATGCCATGCAGCCACTGTTGAATGATTACTACGGGAATCCCTCCGCACTGCATTGGGCGGGTAAACCTGTAAAATCATTTTTACATAAAGCGAGAGAACAAGTTGCACAACTTATAAACTGTTCCCCTGGGGAAATTATTTTTACTTCTGGTGGTAGTGAAGCAAATAACCTTGCACTTAAAGGCTTTTATTTTAAAAACGTGAATAAAGGGAACCACATCATTACAACAAAAATCGAACACCCTGCAATCATAAATCCTTGTAAGTTCCTTGAAAGAATTGGAGCGCGGGTAACATACGTTGGTGTGGATCAATACGGGAGAGTTTCACCTGAGGAAATTGAAAAAGTTATTTCAAAAGATACGATCCTAATTACCGTCATGCATTCCAATAATGAAACAGGCACCCTCCAGCCTATTAATGAAATTGGGAAGATAGCAAATAAGAATGGAATTGCTTTTCATACCGATGCTTCGCAATCCGTGGGGAAAGTTCCAGTGGATGTGAATGAGTTAAAGGTGGATATGCTAACGATTGCCGGTCATAAACTGTATGCTCCAAAGGGCATTGGAGCTTTGTTTGTTCGCGATGGTATTGAGTTGGAACCGCTGATTCATGGTGCTGGACATGAACATGGACTTCGTGCAGGAACTGAAAATACCTTATTGGCGGTCGGATTAGGGAAGGCATGTGAAATCGCAGGCACTCAATTAGGTACCAAAAAGCAAAAAGATTTGACCGATTATTTTTGGAAGCAACTTAAAGCTGAGTATGGCAATCAAGTTGTTCTAAATGGACATGAAGAGGAACGATTACCGAATACCCTAAATGTCAGTTTTGTTAGAAGGATCGGGCAGGATTTATTGGATGCAGTGCCTCAGCTTGCTGCCTCTACGGGTTCAGCCTGTCATGCCGGCAGTATTGAATTATCACCAGTGCTTAAGGAAATGAACGTACCTGAAGAGGTCGGAATGGGTGCGATCCGTTTTAGTTTAGGCAGATATACCACAAAGGATGAGATAGATATCGTCGTCAAAGCGTTTAAAGAAATCTTGTAACCAACCATACAGCACGGCCAGGCATCATAAATTTATAAAAATTCATTAAAATCATAAAATATCTTCATAAATAGTTCTTTTGGTTATTCCAAATAATAATTTATAACTTGTCATGAAAGAGGGCTATTTATGAAGAAACTATTTCTACTATCTCTTATTGGTATATTGTTTCTCACCGCATTTTCTAAGCCCAACGAAGTGGTTACTTTTTTGCGATCGACGGCAAAAGGTCTGCCAGAAAATACAAACGTCCCAGTGCTCCTACCAACTTATTGGAAAGAACAATCGAAAAAGCCAAAGAAGCATACCGCTGTAAAAGTAAAAGCCTATGAAAATGGCTATGTTATATATTTTTTATCGATGGATAAGCATTATCGGGCAAATGATCCAGCATTATTTCATCCGCGAGAGTCAAGTAAAATCGGAGAATTATCTGGTAATGTTGGCACTATGACTCCTGGCGAGCGACCGAGTGATTTTGTTTTTTATAAAAAGAAAGATGGCGTTATGTTATGGATTCAACCGTGGATTAGATCGATCATATACGCAAAGCGCGGACCTTGGATCATGCATTTTGATGGGGATAAAGGGGATGAGCCGTACCAACAGGCAGATGAGTTGTTTAAAGCGATGAAGAAAGCAGATTGGTTAAAAAGCAAAGTCATTCACGATGGGCATATTTCGATTCTAGGCACAAGACGCGAAGCATACACTAGCATTTCTTGGGAGACAAGTGATGGATTTGTTTATCACTTTTCGTATAAAGGTCCGATTAAAGAAGCCGTAAAAATTGTCGATCGTCTAAAATATGTTAGATGATAAGAAAGGTATTTGTAATCACCGTCTGCTTTAATTGAAGAGATTTCGTTTTATAAAATTTACCATAAATAATATCGCCAATGTTCCTCATCCTATAAAGGATAAATATAATTGGAGGTACTTACATGGCGCAATTAAGAGATATCATGACATCAAATGTTGTTACAGTTAACGCAACACAGACGGTACAGGAAGCTGCCGCATTAATGAGCGAATATAATATCGGGGCTATTCCAGTAGTAAATAACAACAGAGAAATAGTTGGAATTGTAACAGACCGTGATATTACCCTTCGAACGACTGCACAGGGAGAAAATCCACAAACACCAGTATCTGAAGTCATGACAGCACAGAAAATTGTACAAGGTACACCTGATATGGATGTGCATCAAGCAGCAGATTTAATGGCACAGCAGCAAATTCGCCGATTACCGGTAACCGAAAATGGCCAAATAGTTGGAATGGTCGCTTTAGGAGATTTAGCAGTACAAAATATATATGCAAACGAGGCAGAACAAGCATTACAAAGTATCTCAACTCCTTCTGCACCTCAACAATAAACGGGGTTTATTCAACGCAATGGTAAATCGCGTATAAAAAATAAAAAAATACGAATAACAAAAAGCCCTTCAGGTGATGTGACCCCCAAAAGTTAGAGTTTTATATTAAGCAGCTAATTGGCTAGTATGGACCCGGTATTGAACCGGGCTCATACCTGCCAATTTTTGCTTTATACGCTTGTTATTATAATAACTGATATATTCTTCAATTCTCTTTTTTAATTCCTCATATGAGCATAGTGCTTCCCCGTAATACATTTCTTGTTTTAGTAATCCGAAAAAGTTCTCCATTGGCGAATTATCTAAACAGTTTCCTTTACGAGACATACTCTGGAACACCTTGTTTTTCTTAAGGGTTTTCACCCATTTATTATGTTGATAATGCCATCCTTGATCAGAATGTACAGTAGTTCTAAACTTTGAATCTTTTACTATTTCTAGTGCTTCCTCGAGGGGGGTGAGAGCTAAATCTAAGGTTGGACGCATACCTATACCAAAAGAAAGAATTTCACTATTGAACATATCCATAATTGGATTTAAATATAGCTTAATACCGTCTGAACACTTAAATTCTGTAATATCTGTTGTTAGTTTTTGATGACACACATTCGTTTTAAAGCGGCGATTGATAAGGTTCTTGGCAACAGTTCCAGTTGTACCCTTGTATGAACTGTACTTGCGTGATTTTAATTTGAATTTATCTCCCTTGAGCCCAAGCTCGTTCATGATGCGTTGCACCTTCTTATGATTCACTTCATACCCACGGTTTTCTAATTCTAATTGAATACGACGATAACCATAATTTCCGTTATGTTCTTCGAAAATGGATTGAATAAGTTCCTCCAACTCCTGGTCTGGATTCTCCTTATTCATCATTTTTATATGATAATGGTAGGTGGATTCAGGAATGCCGACTATTTGTAAAACATCTTTTAGTTTGAAGGTTTCTTTAAGTTCGAATGATAATGCTGCTTGTGCTTTTCGAGATAGCCCTTCGGATCCATCTGAAAAGCTCGCAACTTTTTTAAATATTCTACCTCTAAACGAAGAAGTTCGTTTTCTCTTTCTAACTTTTGTTCGTACGTTAATTCCTTATCTTCAATGTGTTTATTCTTTTTGTTTT
This genomic stretch from Neobacillus niacini harbors:
- a CDS encoding CBS domain-containing protein, whose translation is MAQLRDIMTSNVVTVNATQTVQEAAALMSEYNIGAIPVVNNNREIVGIVTDRDITLRTTAQGENPQTPVSEVMTAQKIVQGTPDMDVHQAADLMAQQQIRRLPVTENGQIVGMVALGDLAVQNIYANEAEQALQSISTPSAPQQ
- a CDS encoding IS3 family transposase, which translates into the protein MFKKVASFSDGSEGLSRKAQAALSFELKETFKLKDVLQIVGIPESTYHYHIKMMNKENPDQELEELIQSIFEEHNGNYGYRRIQLELENRGYEVNHKKVQRIMNELGLKGDKFKLKSRKYSSYKGTTGTVAKNLINRRFKTNVCHQKLTTDITEFKCSDGIKLYLNPIMDMFNSEILSFGIGMRPTLDLALTPLEEALEIVKDSKFRTTVHSDQGWHYQHNKWVKTLKKNKVFQSMSRKGNCLDNSPMENFFGLLKQEMYYGEALCSYEELKKRIEEYISYYNNKRIKQKLAGMSPVQYRVHTSQLAA
- a CDS encoding cysteine desulfurase family protein; its protein translation is MEKIYLDYNASTPLAPEVVDAMQPLLNDYYGNPSALHWAGKPVKSFLHKAREQVAQLINCSPGEIIFTSGGSEANNLALKGFYFKNVNKGNHIITTKIEHPAIINPCKFLERIGARVTYVGVDQYGRVSPEEIEKVISKDTILITVMHSNNETGTLQPINEIGKIANKNGIAFHTDASQSVGKVPVDVNELKVDMLTIAGHKLYAPKGIGALFVRDGIELEPLIHGAGHEHGLRAGTENTLLAVGLGKACEIAGTQLGTKKQKDLTDYFWKQLKAEYGNQVVLNGHEEERLPNTLNVSFVRRIGQDLLDAVPQLAASTGSACHAGSIELSPVLKEMNVPEEVGMGAIRFSLGRYTTKDEIDIVVKAFKEIL